Proteins found in one Sorghum bicolor cultivar BTx623 chromosome 1, Sorghum_bicolor_NCBIv3, whole genome shotgun sequence genomic segment:
- the LOC8067081 gene encoding benzyl alcohol O-benzoyltransferase yields the protein MASSLKFTVRRRPAVLVAPASPTPRELKRLSDIDDQDGLRFHIPVIQFYRRSALMGGRDPAPVIRDAVARALVHYYPFAGRLRELQARKLAVECTGEGVLFIEADADVRLDHFGDALQPPFPCLDELIFDVPGSSQVLGSPLLLFQVTRLACGGFILGVRLHHTMADAQGLVQFLGAVAELARGAAAPTVRPVWCRELLEARDPPRPAFAHREYDEVPDTKGTLIPLDDMVHRSFFFGRQELAAIRANLPPALRARASTFDLLTGLLWKCRTAALAPDADEVMRMICIVNARGGKSGIAIPEGYYGNAFAFPVAVATAGELAASPLGYAVELVKRAKGEVNVEYMRSVADLMVLRGRPHFTAVRAYLASDVTKAGFGDLDFGWGKPVYGGPAKGGVGAIPGVASFFIPFKNAKGEDGIVVPMCLPGLAMETFVQEMGKLLSPPAGAGAGAEQKQQDTFPVIRSAL from the exons ATGGCGTCGTCGCTCAAGTTCACGGTGCGGAGGCGTCCGGCGGTGCTGGTGGCGCCGGCGTCCCCGACGCCGCGGGAGCTGAAGCGGCTCTCGGACATCGACGACCAGGACGGCCTCCGGTTCCACATCCCCGTCATCCAGTTCTACCGCCGGAGCGCGCTCATGGGCGGGCGGGACCCCGCGCCGGTCATCCGGGACGCCGTGGCCAGGGCGCTCGTGCACTACTACCCGTTCGCCGGGCGGCTCAGGGAGCTGCAAGCGCGCAAGCTCGCCGTGGAGTGCACCGGCGAGGGCGTGCTGTTCATCGAGGCCGACGCCGACGTCCGCCTCGACCACTTCGGCGACGCGCTGCAGCCGCCGTTCCCGTGCCTCGACGAGCTCATCTTCGACGTCCCCGGCTCGTCCCAGGTCCTCGGCTCGCCGCTCCTCCTCTTCCAG GTGACGCGGCTGGCGTGTGGGGGCTTCATCTTGGGTGTGCGGCTGCACCACACGATGGCGGACGCGCAGGGGCTGGTGCAGTTCCTGGGCGCCGTGGCGGAGCTGGCGCGTGGCGCGGCGGCGCCGACGGTCCGGCCGGTCTGGTGCCGAGAGCTGCTGGAGGCGCGCGACCCGCCGCGGCCGGCGTTCGCGCACCGCGAGTACGACGAGGTGCCGGACACCAAGGGCACCCTCATCCCGCTGGACGACATGGTGCACCGGTCCTTCTTCTTCGGGCGCCAGGAGCTTGCCGCCATCCGCGCCAACCTCCCGCCGGCGCTCCGCGCGCGCGCCTCCACGTTCGACCTCCTGACGGGGCTCCTGTGGAAGTGCCGCACGGCGGCGCTGGCGCCGGACGCCGACGAGGTGATGCGGATGATCTGCATCGTCAACGCCCGCGGCGGCAAGTCCGGGATCGCCATCCCGGAGGGCTACTACGGCAACGCGTTCGCGTTCCCGGTGGCCGTCGCGACGGCGGGGGAGCTCGCCGCGAGCCCGCTGGGCTACGCCGTGGAGCTGGTGAAGCGCGCCAAGGGCGAGGTGAACGTGGAGTACATGCGGTCGGTGGCCGACCTGATGGTGCTGCGCGGCCGGCCGCACTTCACGGCGGTGCGCGCGTACCTGGCGTCCGACGTGACCAAGGCCGGGTTCGGCGACCTCGACTTCGGCTGGGGAAAGCCGGTGTACGGAGGCCCCGCCAAGGGCGGCGTGGGCGCCATCCCCGGGGTGGCCAGCTTCTTCATCCCGTTCAAGAACGCCAAGGGAGAGGACGGCATCGTCGTGCCTATGTGCCTGCCCGGCCTCGCCATGGAGACGTTCGTGCAGGAGATGGGCAAGCTGCTGAGCCCACCcgcaggcgcaggcgcaggcgcagAGCAGAAGCAGCAGGACACGTTCCCCGTCATCAGGTCCGCGCTCTGA